CATCACCCAGCCCAGACTCCGCTCGTACGCGTGTAGCGTGCGTTGGAACATCTGCTCGGTGGCGTTGAACCAGCGGCCGTGGCGCTGCTCGCTCTTGGCCTTGAGCAGCCGGCTGCACAACATCGGCGTGAGCGTGAGCGACACGAACCCCGAGACGAGGATCGCCACCGAGATCGTGATCGCGAATTCCTGGAACAGCCGCCCGATCTGGCCGCCCATGAACATCAGCGGGATGAACACCGCCGACAGCGACAGCGTCATCGAGAGGATCGTGAATCCCACTTCCTGCGCGCCGTCGAACGCGGCCCGCATCGGCGGCTTCCCCATCTCCAGATGGCGCACGATGTTCTCGAGCATCACGATCGCGTCGTCGACCACGAACCCCACGGCGAGCGTGAGCGCCATCAGCGACAGATTGTCCACGCTGAAGTGCAGGATCGCCATGATCGAGAACGTGCCGATGATCGACATCGGCAGCGTGAGGCTGGGGATCAGCGTGGCCACGGCGCTGCGCAGGAACAGGAAGATCACCATCACCACGAGGCACAGCGCCACGACCAGCGAGAACTTCACGTCGTGCACGGAATTCTGGATCGACACCGAGCGGTCGTATTGCACGTGCACCGTGACCGTGGGCGGGAGCCCCCGCTCGATCTCCGCCAGCGCCTCCTTCACCGCCGCCGCCACCTCCACCGTGTTCACGCCCGGCTGCCGCATCACCGCCAGTCCGATCGCGCGCTCGTTGCCGATCCAGCTCGCCCCCTTGTCGTTCTGCATGTCGTCGAGGACGTTCGCCACGTCGCCCAGCCGCACCGCCCCGCCGTTGCGATAGGCGATGATCAGCTGGCGGAACTGCGCGGCGTTGGCCAGCTGCCCGGTGGCCTGCACCGTGCGCGTGCGATCGCGCCCGTAGAGCACCCCCGTGGGCAGCATCACGTTGTTGTTGCGGATCGCCGCCGCCACCTGCGACACCCCGAGCCCGCGCGCCGCCAGCCGCGCCGGATCGACCTCCACGCGCACGGCGTACTTGGCCGACCCCCACACCTGCACCTCCGACACCCCTTCCACCATCGACAGCCGCTGCGCGATGTCGGTCTCGGCGTACTCGTCCACCGTCTGCAGCGGCAGCACCGCCGACGTGAGCGCCAGGAACAGGATCGGCGCCGCCGCCTGGTTCTGCTTGTGCATCGACGGCGGATGGATGCCCGCCGGCAGCGCCGGCATGGCCTGCGAGATCGCCGCGTTCACGTCCTGCGCCGCCGCGTCGATGTCGCGATCGGGCGAGAAGGTGAGGCTCACGTTGGTCGAGCCCAGCGAGCTGTTGGACGTGATCTCGTCGATCCCGGCGATGGCCGAGAACGCCTTCTCGAGCGGCGTCGCCACCGTGGCCGCCATCGTCTCCGGGCTGGCGCCCGGCAGGCTCGCGCCCACGCCGATGCTCGGCGAATCGGTGATCGGCAGGTCGCTCACCGGCAGCCCCCGGTAGGCCACGATGCCGAACACCACGATGCCGATCATCAGCAGCGTGGTCATGACCGGCCGCCGGATGAAGAGCCCGGTGAGACTCATCGCCCCGCTCCGGCGCGGCGCCTTCGGATCGCGGTCACCGCGACGTCGCCGTCACGCACCCGGGCGCCCGCGCCGGCCGCCGCCGGAGGCGCTGCCACCCTTGGCGCCGCGGCTCACATGCGTGCTGTCGCCGGCCGGCGGGTCCACCGCCGTGCGCAGCGTGGCCGCCGCGCCCGGCGTGAGACGCGACTGCCCTTCGGTGACCACGCGGTCGCCCTCGGCCACGCCCGCCGCCACCACCGCCAGGCCGCCCGTCGTCCGCTCGATCACCACCGCATGCTGCTGCGCCTTGTTGTCGGCACCCAACGTGTACACGTACGTCCCCTGCTGCCCCGTCACCACCGCCTGGGCCGGGATCACCAGCGCCCCCTGCTCCACGTACAACCGCATGCGCGTGGACGCGAACTGGCCCGCCCACAGGTCGCCGTCCTTGTTCGCGAACGTGGCCTTGAGCTGCACGGTGCCGGTCGTCGTGTCCACCGCATTGTCGATGAAGCTCAGCGTCCCCAGCTCGGGCTGCGTGCCGCTCCCCTGCTGGGCCGCGAGCGCCTCCGCCACCGGCGACGACGACTCCGGCGCCACCGTCGGCTGCGTGGTGGAGTCGAACGGCGACGATGCCGGCGTGCCCCCGCCCGGCATCGCCGTCACCGGCAGGCCGCCCCGCGGCGCATAGCGCAGCAGCTTGGGCAGCTCGGACGACGGCACCGAGAATCGCACCATGATCGGACGGATCTGGTTGATCACCACCAGCGGCTGGCTGCCCGCGGCGCGCACCAGATTGCCCACCCGCACGAGCACGCTGCCGGTCTTGCCGGCGATCGGCGCCCGCACCGTGGTGTTGTCCAGGTTGAACTTGGCCGTGGCCACCAGCGCCGCGTCGGCGCGGAGCGTGGCGTCGCTCGTGGCCGCCGTCGTCTCGTACTGCTCGGCCTCTTCGGGCGTGATGACTTTGGCGGCGACCAGGCTGCGGTACCGGTCGCGCTCGTATCGCGCGTTGGCCGCCGTGGCCGAGTCGCGCGAGTACGCGGCCCGGGCCTGCTGGTAGGCGTTCTCGTAGGGACGGGGATCGATCTGGAAGAGCACCTGCCCCGTGGTGACCTCGTGGCCTTCCTGGAACGCTACCCGGGTGACGATCCCGTCCA
This sequence is a window from Gemmatimonadaceae bacterium. Protein-coding genes within it:
- a CDS encoding efflux RND transporter permease subunit; translated protein: MSLTGLFIRRPVMTTLLMIGIVVFGIVAYRGLPVSDLPITDSPSIGVGASLPGASPETMAATVATPLEKAFSAIAGIDEITSNSSLGSTNVSLTFSPDRDIDAAAQDVNAAISQAMPALPAGIHPPSMHKQNQAAAPILFLALTSAVLPLQTVDEYAETDIAQRLSMVEGVSEVQVWGSAKYAVRVEVDPARLAARGLGVSQVAAAIRNNNVMLPTGVLYGRDRTRTVQATGQLANAAQFRQLIIAYRNGGAVRLGDVANVLDDMQNDKGASWIGNERAIGLAVMRQPGVNTVEVAAAVKEALAEIERGLPPTVTVHVQYDRSVSIQNSVHDVKFSLVVALCLVVMVIFLFLRSAVATLIPSLTLPMSIIGTFSIMAILHFSVDNLSLMALTLAVGFVVDDAIVMLENIVRHLEMGKPPMRAAFDGAQEVGFTILSMTLSLSAVFIPLMFMGGQIGRLFQEFAITISVAILVSGFVSLTLTPMLCSRLLKAKSEQRHGRWFNATEQMFQRTLHAYERSLGWVMRHRRYALGFSVVVLVLTAGLFMIIPKGLFPPDDTGQLNGTTEAAQGTSFPEMKRLQQIAMARLAADPDVESFSSSVGGGFGSSNQGRLNVTLKPEGQRPSADAMVNELTRRLSGIPGLAVYFQNPPAIHIGGRSAKAQYQFTLRGNDIDTLYSEAGKLMARLQQVPLLTSVTSDLENRAPILQVHIDRNRALALGVTPASIEQALADAYNEQQVSTIYTPANEYWVVMETVSAAQTDANALRRFFVPGSNGRMIPLSDVATFEHTTGPLSVAHSGQMASVTISFNLAPNVSLGAAVDAVNRLARSTLPASISANFSGAAQAFEASQQGMGLLFVITVFIIYIILGILYESFIHPITILTGLPFAAFGALVALWVTHVELGVYGYVGIIMLVGIVKKNAIMMIDFAIAAEREDRCTPAEAIVRAASVRFRPIMMTTVSAIASTLPIAIGVGASAASRRPLGIVVVGGLAFSQIVTLYVTPVFYTYLDELQGWSGRVFARATGTTTTAGGQVVPAAGD
- a CDS encoding efflux RND transporter periplasmic adaptor subunit is translated as MRVSRVAPALCGALVLSASCAKQQARPPKPPVTVAVVAARRADVPYIIDANGVVTPIQSAAVASQVDGIVTRVAFQEGHEVTTGQVLFQIDPRPYENAYQQARAAYSRDSATAANARYERDRYRSLVAAKVITPEEAEQYETTAATSDATLRADAALVATAKFNLDNTTVRAPIAGKTGSVLVRVGNLVRAAGSQPLVVINQIRPIMVRFSVPSSELPKLLRYAPRGGLPVTAMPGGGTPASSPFDSTTQPTVAPESSSPVAEALAAQQGSGTQPELGTLSFIDNAVDTTTGTVQLKATFANKDGDLWAGQFASTRMRLYVEQGALVIPAQAVVTGQQGTYVYTLGADNKAQQHAVVIERTTGGLAVVAAGVAEGDRVVTEGQSRLTPGAAATLRTAVDPPAGDSTHVSRGAKGGSASGGGRRGRPGA